One part of the Humulus lupulus chromosome 9, drHumLupu1.1, whole genome shotgun sequence genome encodes these proteins:
- the LOC133802484 gene encoding uncharacterized protein LOC133802484, with translation MKEEEVNRCQIQEWYPKFKSVSIKTLIHELPEHFVEYLLDDSGPFLLPISITNEDALPNRVHNPHEEEDYQVSEGSGDEAEQPSSSPPSFPELELEIKESIKTLGGAIFPKLNWSAPKDASWISTTGTLRCTSFSEIALLFRSSDSLVHDLCHAYDSCSDKTSSRPHSFFLALRKWYPSFRPDMEFRCFVKGRQLIGISQREVTTFYPALMEKRDDLQALIHNFFMDKIRSRFDSENYTFDVYVTGDERVKLMDFNPWAAFTLPLLFTWEELEQSFEEEEEIEVDMRIVESRREVRPGLKTAVPYDYLDTSPGSGWDQFLRNAGEELSRQNRSSEAGA, from the coding sequence ATGAAGGAAGAAGAAGTTAATAGATGCCAGATACAAGAATGGTACCCAAAATTCAAATCTGTTTCAATCAAAACCCTAATTCACGAGCTCCCAGAACACTTTGTCGAATACCTTCTTGATGATTCTGGACCATTCCTTCTCCCAATTTCAATCACCAACGAAGATGCTTTACCTAATAGAGTCCACAATCCTCACGAGGAAGAAGACTATCAAGTATCAGAAGGTTCTGGAGATGAAGCAGAGCAGCCATCATCATCGCCACCTTCGTTCCCTGAACTTGAATTGGAAATCAAGGAGTCTATTAAAACCCTAGGTGGCGCCATTTTCCCCAAACTCAACTGGAGTGCACCCAAGGATGCATCCTGGATCAGCACCACTGGAACTCTAAGATGCACTTCGTTCAGCGAGATTGCTCTCTTATTCCGATCATCCGATTCATTGGTCCATGATTTGTGCCATGCCTATGACTCTTGCTCCGACAAGACCTCGTCAAGGCCTCACAGCTTTTTCCTCGCTCTTCGGAAATGGTACCCATCATTTCGGCCGGACATGGAGTTTCGATGCTTTGTCAAGGGTCGGCAGTTGATTGGGATCTCCCAGCGTGAGGTGACGACATTCTACCCTGCTTTGATGGAGAAGAGAGATGATCTTCAAGCTTTGATCCATAACTTTTTTATGGACAAGATAAGATCGCGATTTGATTCAGAAAATTACACATTCGATGTGTATGTGACTGGGGATGAGAGAGTTAAGCTTATGGATTTCAATCCTTGGGCTGCATTTACTCTCCCATTGTTGTTCACATGGGAGGAATTGGAGCAAagttttgaagaagaagaagaaatagaggTGGATATGAGAATAGTGGAAAGCCGACGTGAGGTTCGGCCAGGTTTGAAGACAGCGGTTccatatgattatttggatacaAGTCCAGGAAGTGGCTGGGATCAGTTCCTTAGGAATGCTGGGGAAGAATTGAGTCGTCAAAATAGGTCTTCAGAAGCAGGTGCTTAA